GGCTTTGGGCGGGAGCTTCCTTCGCTCAGGAAGCTTTGACCCTTGAGCCCGAGGTAGTTACCGGCTCCAGAATTTATCAGTCCTTGAAGGAGGTTCCTGCTGCCACGTACGTGGTTACAACGGAGGACATAGAGCGAAGCGGAGCTACCGAGTTGGGAGAGCTTTTAAGCTCCACGGTCCCGGGAATTTATATATCCTCCCGCAATGGCAGTACTCAAGAGGACAACATAAAGCTCAGGGGCATTGTGACGGAAGTTCTGGTTTTGATGGACGGAGTGCCTTATTACAAGGCAAGCAATGTTGCTGGTGCAGCGGCTTACGACCTGCGCTCCATCCCCTTGGAGGACATAGAGCGTATCGAGGTAGTCAAGGGGGCTGGTTCTGCTTTATACGGCTCCATGGCTGCAGCGGGTGTGATAAACATAATAACCAAAAAACCTTTGGGCGAAGGGGTAAAGATCACGGGAGGTGCAGGAACCAACGACTGGCGAGAGGGCTCCTTCAGCGGTTGGACCAGCGAGGGGGACTTTTCCGCCAGGGTATGGTACGGCCATTCAGAGGAAGGAGAGTCACGCCTGTCCTGGAATGGTACGGTTATAGACAAGAATCTTGATTACGACCAGGACTCAGGGGGTTTGACGTTGAAAAGTGGCCCATTCACCTTCTCAGGAGTATGGGGCAAATATACCTCCCGCTGGACCTATAATGGGGATGAAGATCAACAAAAGAATGATTATTCAAGGTTTTATGTTAAATGGGAAGGGGAAACTGCCAGGGCAATACTTTACAGGCATGAGGAGGAAAAAGAGTACAAGGACCCGTGGAGCAGAAGCTTTTACGACGACATTTCATGGGGGGCTGAGTTTTCCAAAAACCTTTCATGGAGGGACAACCTGGTTTCCTGGGGGATGTCCTTCAGGAACGAAAAGCTTTCCGGGGATACAGAAGGAAAGAGGAAAAACTACGCTCCCTTCATTGAGATTTCAAGGCCTGTTGGGGACTTTATCCTCAATGCGGGGCTGCGCTACGAGATATGGGACCAAGATAACGCAAAAGATTACAAAGAGCTGAACCCTAAACTCTCCCTGTCTTACCAGACGTTGAACGGTAATCTTTGGTACCTTTCTGCAGGAAGGTTCTTTGCCATGCCAAGTTTTTACGAGATAGCAGGCGATGGTGTTTGGGTCCTTCCCAATCCCGACTTGAAGCCGGAGAAGGGTTACAGCTATGAGCTGGGCGTCAAGGGGGAGGATGAGGACGGTCCCTGGAGCGCCAACATGTTTTATATGGACATGGAAGACAAGATTGTTTGGTCAGATTTAGGGAATTGGACAGGCGAATACGATAACGTCAATAAGTACCGAGCTTGGGGATTGGAGCTCTCCAGGCGTTGGAAGATATCCTCCCTTTGGGATCTGGAACTTGGCGCTACGTGGATGAGGGCAGAGGAAAAGAAAAAC
The DNA window shown above is from Thermovirga lienii DSM 17291 and carries:
- a CDS encoding TonB-dependent receptor plug (PFAM: TonB-dependent Receptor Plug Domain; TonB dependent receptor~COGs: COG4206 Outer membrane cobalamin receptor protein~InterPro IPR010917: IPR012910: IPR000531~KEGG: aco:Amico_0333 TonB-dependent receptor~PFAM: TonB-dependent receptor plug; TonB-dependent receptor~SPTR: TonB-dependent receptor), producing MKLGRLFPGFLAIAAMVVGLWAGASFAQEALTLEPEVVTGSRIYQSLKEVPAATYVVTTEDIERSGATELGELLSSTVPGIYISSRNGSTQEDNIKLRGIVTEVLVLMDGVPYYKASNVAGAAAYDLRSIPLEDIERIEVVKGAGSALYGSMAAAGVINIITKKPLGEGVKITGGAGTNDWREGSFSGWTSEGDFSARVWYGHSEEGESRLSWNGTVIDKNLDYDQDSGGLTLKSGPFTFSGVWGKYTSRWTYNGDEDQQKNDYSRFYVKWEGETARAILYRHEEEKEYKDPWSRSFYDDISWGAEFSKNLSWRDNLVSWGMSFRNEKLSGDTEGKRKNYAPFIEISRPVGDFILNAGLRYEIWDQDNAKDYKELNPKLSLSYQTLNGNLWYLSAGRFFAMPSFYEIAGDGVWVLPNPDLKPEKGYSYELGVKGEDEDGPWSANMFYMDMEDKIVWSDLGNWTGEYDNVNKYRAWGLELSRRWKISSLWDLELGATWMRAEEKKNNQWERARTPEWDVDASFIYTNGPLSGQVVLHYLGNRNEGQGVESNVTTVDASLEYKGKPYTIRLSAYNIFDEDYWASESWGTYYYGPERRAYLTLEYQF